The Amphiura filiformis chromosome 12, Afil_fr2py, whole genome shotgun sequence genome includes a region encoding these proteins:
- the LOC140165510 gene encoding uncharacterized protein, whose product MGTETETVTFNTTSMIINNDDLETTISMTYSVTTDQTDVNTEAAPPTTRHITSPSASSSSSFKITTDSFISTYESQNMTFGKTTSDTTSIATTASMTYSVTTDQTDTEAPPPTTRQITSSSASSSSSFKITTDSFISTDESQNVTFGKTSSDTTSMTINNDDFATTVSKTYSVTTDQTDTAAPPTTRQITSPSAPSSKITTDTFIFTDESHNVTSIKTSTNTTSMRITNNDVATTVSTTYSAIMDQTDVNTESAPPTTNPTTSSTKYEGHSTLSMLSASTEARTPTFSQSTTPSIRVSVESIPRSTSDADLPPVLRETPISQEPPRKDNKAIVVICIAVATLSLGVISCLVIFQCRRIRKRDRIESQTRGPIGKVGNGGKPPTQDSRNTTVTEVEDSTKEGEEKSQSKENKTNADEVEADNWLLQADDGSFNWLSVPFNIFGDSKAFGYRRGGKTGCEDRHDWSGWKPAR is encoded by the exons ATGGGAACAGAAACAGAAACCGTGACATTCAATACAACTTCTATGATCATCAACAACGATGACCTTGAAACCACCATATCTATGACGTACTCAGTTACAACTGACCAAACTGATGTAAATACAGAAGCGGCGCCACCAACGACAAGGCATATCACATCACCTTCTGCATCCTCGTCCTCCTCGTTCAAGATAACGACGGATAGTTTCATTTCTACTTATGAATCGCAAAATATGACATTCGGCAAAACAACTTCCGATACAACTTCTATTGCAACCACCGCATCTATGACGTACTCAGTTACAACTGACCAAACTGATACAGAAGCGCCGCCACCAACGACAAGACAGATCACATCATCTTCTGCATCCTCGTCCTCCTCGTTCAAGATAACGACGGATAGTTTCATTTCTACTGATGAATCGCAAAATGTGACATTCGGCAAAACATCTTCCGATACAACTTCTATGACCATTAATAACGATGACTTTGCAACCACCGTATCTAAGACGTACTCAGTTACAACTGACCAAACTGATACAGCGGCGCCACCAACGACAAGACAGATCACATCACCTTCTGCACCCTCGTCCAAGATAACGACGGATACTTTCATTTTTACTGATGAATCGCACAATGTGACATCCATCAAAACGTCTACTAATACAACTTCTATGCGCATCACAAACAATGACGTTGCAACCACGGTATCTACGACATACTCAGCTATAATGGACCAAACTGATGTAAATACAGAATCGGCGCCACCAACGACAAATCCGACAACGTCATCTACCAAATATGAAGGGCATAGTACCTTGTCTATGCTGTCGGCATCCACAGAAGCCAGGACACCAACATTTTCGCAAAGTACGACGCCATCTATCAGGGTCTCTGTGGAGTCAATACCAAGATCGACGTCTGATGCAGATTTACCGCCTGTTTTGCGAGAAACACCAATATCACAAGAACCGCCACGGAAAGATAATAAAg CAATAGTGGTAATCTGCATAGCGGTCGCTACTTTATCGCTTGGTGTAATCAGTTGTTTAGTCATCTTTCAATGTCGACGGATTCGGAAGAGAGACAG GATTGAATCGCAAACTAGAGGACCGATAGGAAAGGTAGGAAACGGTGGAAAACCGCCAACACAAGATAGTAGAAATACAACAGTTACTGAAGTGGAAGATTCGACTAAAGAGGGTGAAGAAAAATCACAGTCAAAAGAGAA CAAAACTAACGCCGATGAAGTGGAAGCCGACAATTGgttattacaagccgacgacggat CCTTCAACTGGCTTAGTGTCCCTTTCAACATCTTTGGAGATAGTAAAGCATTCGGGTATCGACGAGGTGGCAAAACCGGATGTGAAGATCGACATGATTGGAGTGGATGGAAGCCTGCACGATAA
- the LOC140166757 gene encoding uncharacterized protein, which yields MSAFRILAIVLGIYICLQIVCCQETSKYVPVETETETWALTSSKASTNTTSMTITNDDLATTISTISSVTFDQTGADTEIAPPTTKQTLPSSPSSSTSRFEVTSTVSTTYPVTIDQTYVNTKTAPPTAKQITSSSASSSSSFEVTNNIVTSVDQLHKKTNIFTNSDQTTGLKDRFTKYEDHGGSTEVKTSTLSDSTTSTQDMPTTRVPNRVPRSTSDADLPSTLDTSGLATRSQEPSWIDNQAILIVLMAFSLSLGLINCVLIFTCSMVWKNRFDSYTKGPICVTGNGKKPPTQDSGSTTKPKDETKDGDETSQSKEKIIQPNGDNITNADEVNEADTWLFSSVASQPSTGLMAYSTSLEIEKQSDIDETPKSDVKIEMIGMDGNATFYETKL from the exons ATGTCTGCTTTTAGAATACTCGCCATTGTGTTAGGAATATACATTTGTTTACAAATTG TTTGTTGCCAGGAAACAAGCAAATATGTACCCgtcgaaacagaaacagaaacttGGGCTCTTACGTCAAGCAAAGCATCTACCAATACAACTTCTATGACTATCACCAACGATGACCTTGCCACAACTATATCTACGATATCCTCAGTTACATTTGACCAAACTGGTGCAGATACAGAAATTGCGCCACCAACGACAAAACAAACACTACCATCATCTCCATCCTCGTCCACCTCGAGGTTCGAGGTAACTTCTACTGTATCTACGACATACCCGGTTACAATCGACCAAACTTATGTAAATACAAAAACGGCGCCACCAACGGCAAAACAGATTACATCATCTTCTGCATCCTCGTCCTCCTCATTCGAGGTAACAAATAATATCGTCACTTCTGTTGATCAATTGCACAAGAAAACAAACATCTTTACTAATTCAGATCAGACTACGGGATTAAAAGACAGGTTTACCAAATATGAAGATCACGGTGGATCCACAGAAGTCAAGACATCAACGCTTTCGGACAGTACGACATCAACACAAGATATGCCAACTACCAGAGTTCCTAACAGAGTTCCGAGATCGACGTCTGATGCAGATTTACCGTCCACTTTGGATACTTCAGGATTAGCAACAAGATCACAAGAACCATCATGGATTGATAATCAAG CGATATTGATAGTCTTGATGGCCTTTTCATTATCGCTTGGCCTTATCAATTGTGTGCTCATCTTTACATGCAGTATGGTATGGAAAAACAG GTTTGATTCATATACTAAAGGACCGATATGCGTGACAGGAAACGGTAAAAAACCGCCAACACAAGACAGCGGAAGTACAACTAAACCAAAAGATGAAACTAAAGATGGCGACGAAACTTCACAGTCAAAAGAGAA AATCATCCAGCCCAATGGCGACAACATTACTAACGCCGATGAAGTAAATGAAGCCGACACTTGGTTATTCTCTTCTGTTGCTTCCCAGCCTTCAACTGGCTTAATGGCTTATTCAACATCTTTGGAGATAGAAAAGCAGTCGGATATCGACGAAACGCCAAAATCCGATGTGAAGATCGAAATGATTGGAATGGATGGAAATGCAACGTTTTATGAGACCAAACTGTAA